The following are encoded in a window of Stigmatella erecta genomic DNA:
- the fabF gene encoding beta-ketoacyl-ACP synthase II produces the protein MEKRRVVVTGLGLISPCGTGVEKSWAALIRGQSGVGPITLFDASALDCRIAGEVKDFRPEDFMDRRELRRMDRFCQFAVAAADMAMKDSGLTVTAENAGRVATIIGSGIGGLGSLEETYRKALEKGPDRISPFFILQMIINMAPGYISIRHGLKGPSWSSNSACSTSAHALGEAFRGIQRGDFDAAVAGGAEAPVTLLGVGGFAAMKALSTRNEAPQQASRPFDVDRDGFVVAEGAGVLVLETWDQARARGAKVYAELTGYGASSDAYHVTQPAPGHEGAQRSMRLALEDARLAPADIGYINAHGTSTDLGDVLEMEGISSVFGEAARGVAVSSTKSMTGHMNGAAGAAEAVISVLALQRGILPPTLNLQKQDPRITLDCIPNTAREQRVDAVMSNSFGFGGTNVSLVFQRPR, from the coding sequence ATGGAGAAGCGGCGCGTCGTGGTCACGGGATTGGGGCTCATCAGCCCCTGTGGCACGGGTGTGGAGAAGAGCTGGGCGGCGCTCATTCGAGGCCAGAGTGGGGTGGGACCCATCACGCTCTTTGACGCCAGCGCCCTGGATTGCCGCATCGCGGGCGAGGTGAAGGATTTCCGCCCGGAGGACTTCATGGACCGCCGGGAGCTGCGCCGGATGGACCGGTTCTGTCAGTTCGCGGTGGCCGCCGCGGACATGGCCATGAAGGACTCGGGGCTGACGGTGACCGCTGAGAACGCCGGGCGGGTGGCCACCATCATCGGCTCGGGAATCGGAGGGCTGGGCAGCCTCGAGGAGACCTACCGGAAGGCGCTGGAGAAGGGGCCCGATCGCATCAGTCCCTTCTTCATCTTGCAGATGATCATCAACATGGCGCCGGGGTACATCTCCATTCGCCACGGCCTCAAGGGCCCGAGCTGGTCCTCCAACTCCGCGTGTTCCACCAGCGCCCATGCCCTGGGGGAAGCCTTCCGGGGCATCCAGCGCGGAGACTTCGATGCGGCCGTGGCCGGAGGCGCCGAGGCCCCGGTGACGCTGCTGGGGGTGGGTGGGTTCGCCGCGATGAAGGCGCTTTCCACGCGCAACGAGGCGCCCCAGCAGGCCAGCCGCCCCTTCGATGTGGACCGCGATGGCTTCGTGGTGGCGGAAGGGGCCGGGGTGCTGGTGCTGGAGACGTGGGACCAGGCCCGGGCCCGGGGCGCGAAGGTGTATGCGGAGCTGACGGGCTACGGTGCCAGCTCAGATGCGTACCATGTGACCCAGCCTGCGCCGGGACATGAGGGCGCCCAGCGGAGCATGCGGTTGGCGCTCGAGGACGCGCGGCTGGCCCCCGCGGACATTGGCTACATCAATGCGCACGGCACCTCCACGGACCTGGGCGATGTGCTGGAGATGGAGGGCATTTCCAGCGTGTTCGGCGAGGCCGCCCGGGGGGTGGCCGTCTCCTCCACCAAGTCCATGACGGGGCACATGAATGGGGCTGCCGGGGCGGCGGAGGCCGTCATCAGCGTCCTGGCGCTCCAGCGGGGCATTCTCCCGCCCACCCTCAACCTGCAGAAGCAGGACCCGCGCATCACGCTGGACTGCATCCCCAACACCGCCCGCGAGCAGCGTGTGGATGCGGTCATGAGCAACTCGTTCGGCTTCGGAGGCACCAACGTGTCGCTCGTCTTTCAGCGGCCGAGGTAA
- a CDS encoding L-lactate dehydrogenase, which yields MSKIAIIGAGAVGATVAYAAMIRGVAKHFAIYDINRAKVDAEVLDLNHGLQFVPMATLEGSDDLNVCAGAEVVVITAGAKQKPGQTRMELAGANVELCRTLIPQLLKVAPDALLLLVTNPVDVLTYVVQQLSGLPARRVLGSGTVLDSSRFRFLLARHLNVAVQNVHAFIAGEHGDSEIPLWSTASVGGLPLMQWSVPGRAPLSEADRTHIFDHVRNAAYQVIRGKGATNYAIGLATAQILEALLHNEQRVLPVSSRLDGYLGIRDVCMSVPSIVNRGGVEAVLELPLSETEREGLKRSADTIRQAIRTLGF from the coding sequence GTGAGCAAGATTGCCATCATCGGCGCGGGGGCGGTGGGGGCCACCGTCGCCTACGCGGCCATGATCCGGGGCGTGGCGAAGCATTTCGCCATTTACGACATCAACCGGGCCAAGGTGGACGCCGAGGTGCTCGACCTCAACCACGGGCTCCAGTTCGTTCCCATGGCCACCCTGGAGGGCTCCGACGACCTCAACGTGTGTGCTGGGGCCGAGGTGGTCGTCATCACGGCAGGGGCCAAGCAGAAGCCGGGACAGACCCGCATGGAGCTGGCGGGGGCCAACGTGGAGCTGTGCCGCACGCTCATTCCCCAGCTGCTGAAGGTGGCACCCGACGCCCTGCTGCTCCTGGTGACGAACCCCGTGGATGTGCTGACGTACGTGGTTCAGCAGCTCAGCGGGCTGCCCGCCCGGCGGGTGCTGGGCAGTGGGACGGTGCTGGACTCCTCGCGCTTCCGCTTCCTGCTGGCGCGCCACCTGAACGTGGCGGTGCAGAATGTGCACGCCTTCATCGCGGGAGAGCACGGGGACTCGGAGATTCCCCTGTGGAGCACCGCCTCGGTGGGCGGTTTGCCGTTGATGCAGTGGTCGGTGCCTGGACGGGCACCGCTGTCCGAGGCGGATCGCACGCACATCTTCGACCATGTGCGCAACGCCGCCTACCAAGTCATTCGCGGCAAGGGGGCCACCAACTACGCCATTGGCCTGGCCACGGCGCAGATCCTCGAGGCGCTGCTGCACAACGAGCAGCGGGTGCTGCCGGTGAGCTCGCGCCTGGACGGGTACCTGGGCATCCGCGACGTGTGCATGAGCGTGCCGAGCATCGTCAACCGGGGCGGCGTGGAGGCCGTTCTGGAGCTTCCCTTGAGCGAGACCGAGCGCGAGGGGTTGAAGCGCAGCGCGGACACCATCCGCCAGGCCATCCGCACCCTGGGGTTCTGA
- a CDS encoding DEAD/DEAH box helicase: MVLPVLLTSENLRAAAGGAFARGEAYWREGRVLSCVLDKDALDGLVRGTEEYRVRVSALSGTLVSHCTCPVREAVCKHAVALSLSFLAQRGAGGEPSSEAVTPGPSEGVFATRAELDRWAEAHHVKHALAVSAGGLLQDLAINEAQRNGLRHVLGGLALRDVGSREGALRHVGARGRGLETALAEAAAAYLRQEADSVRSALCEEAVRREHHGDALLAPLWGRLLEVRRALRLHAVPRSHALRALESWSFDVAACALTWKERDRVVRGGPDYGTVAVSARLAFPGGGEGRWECNCATRQRGCVHVLALVDTLLDVLSDTTRLADARRLAEELLRPSWARALKELELFEEEAAKPRATVEVWWFIEHELGTLTVSPLVKKQTRRGTLSAGARMTAARLLEEHRESLCDADLRIAEHLVSWSPTSSRAAGTYPSRAFLSLAGHPRVALELRPDVPLEMKRVQLGFTALAAAEHIRLEPSIEGERFNPKLLSALLRTFSLGEPLFTVEEQRGRCLLIDVNEEARRIWAVLEKHGDQFPPESHGPLLERLSRLEARLPLVVPQALKGRELQTEVATVVRLRLLPDVSLELELLVRPGPGAPLFHPGVGPRDVLLSRGGERGYVRRQLLREEERARAAIAPLPLSAAEEGPPFCFRIGETEAALELVAALQAPPAGLEVEWVDEKPVIAAPAGPEALRVQVERKRDWFGLSGELKVEAGRLELAVLLDAARRQKRFVRVDAHRWVELSETLRQRLLAVADHAFVGKSRIELSPGAVPAISALRDAGADVETAPAWQLLTERLAASLSLKPKPPASLGTTLRDYQAEGHAWLSRVAAWGAGACLADDMGLGKTVQALAVLLDRARLGPALVLAPTSVAFNWVQEIQRFAPNLRPVLYAEQAERMACLTKLRKSDVLIVSYGLLVRDAASLGEVQFATLVVDEAQALKNPSTRRARAARQLKAGFRIALSGTPLENHLGELWSLFAIVFPGLLGSWEQFRERFAAPIERGKEPEANAALSRVLRPFLLRRTKQEVARELPSRTEIQVPVALSEEEWTLYEDARLAAVAEVSAQGKGLRDEQQRFQVLAALTRLRLLASHPRLYDAQSSVSSAKMRRLLELLEELKSEGHRALVFSQFTSHLALVREEVERAGFTYQYLDGATPPTARAKRIQAFQEGEGDLFLISLKAGGTGINLTAADYVIHLDPWWNPAVEDQATDRAHRIGQTRPVTVYRLIARGTIEEQILSLHSDKRALVAGVLEGTNAAARLTTKDLLTLLAGGTSVRDMQGDEEDPGPRTVH, translated from the coding sequence ATGGTGTTACCCGTGTTGCTCACCTCCGAGAACCTCCGCGCGGCCGCGGGAGGCGCTTTCGCGCGTGGCGAGGCCTATTGGCGGGAGGGGCGCGTGCTGTCCTGTGTCCTCGACAAGGATGCCCTCGATGGCCTCGTGAGGGGGACGGAGGAGTACCGCGTCCGGGTCTCTGCCCTCAGCGGGACGCTCGTCTCCCACTGTACGTGCCCCGTGCGGGAGGCGGTGTGCAAGCATGCCGTCGCGCTGAGCCTCTCCTTCCTCGCCCAGCGCGGGGCCGGGGGGGAGCCATCGAGCGAAGCGGTGACGCCCGGGCCCTCCGAGGGGGTGTTCGCGACGCGGGCGGAGCTCGACCGTTGGGCCGAAGCGCACCACGTCAAACACGCGCTCGCGGTCTCCGCGGGGGGGCTCCTGCAGGATCTGGCCATCAACGAAGCGCAGCGCAATGGGCTTCGCCATGTCCTGGGGGGGCTGGCACTCCGGGATGTCGGTTCGAGGGAAGGGGCGCTTCGTCACGTGGGGGCCCGTGGGCGGGGGCTGGAGACGGCCCTGGCCGAGGCGGCCGCGGCCTATCTGCGGCAGGAAGCGGACTCGGTGCGGTCGGCACTCTGCGAGGAGGCCGTGCGCCGGGAACACCATGGGGATGCGTTGCTGGCACCGCTGTGGGGCCGCCTGCTCGAGGTACGCCGGGCGCTGCGGCTTCATGCGGTCCCTCGCTCCCACGCGCTGCGGGCGCTGGAGTCCTGGAGCTTCGATGTGGCGGCCTGCGCGCTCACCTGGAAGGAGCGTGACCGCGTCGTCCGGGGGGGACCCGACTACGGCACCGTGGCCGTGTCGGCCCGGTTGGCCTTTCCCGGGGGGGGCGAGGGCCGGTGGGAGTGCAACTGCGCGACCCGGCAACGGGGCTGTGTCCACGTGCTCGCGCTGGTGGACACGCTCCTGGATGTGCTCTCCGACACCACCCGGCTGGCCGATGCGCGGCGGCTCGCCGAGGAGCTGCTGCGTCCAAGCTGGGCGCGTGCCTTGAAGGAGCTGGAGCTGTTCGAGGAGGAGGCGGCGAAGCCTCGGGCCACGGTCGAGGTGTGGTGGTTCATCGAGCATGAGCTCGGAACCCTGACGGTGTCGCCGCTCGTGAAGAAGCAGACCCGCCGGGGCACGTTGAGTGCTGGCGCGCGGATGACCGCGGCCCGGCTCCTCGAAGAGCATCGCGAGTCGCTCTGCGACGCGGACCTCCGGATCGCCGAGCACCTCGTCTCGTGGTCGCCGACGTCATCCCGTGCGGCGGGGACGTATCCCTCGCGGGCGTTCCTCTCGCTCGCGGGGCATCCCCGCGTGGCGCTCGAACTTCGCCCGGACGTGCCCCTCGAAATGAAGCGCGTGCAGCTGGGCTTCACGGCGCTCGCGGCGGCCGAGCACATCCGCCTGGAGCCCTCCATCGAGGGCGAGCGCTTCAACCCCAAGCTGCTGAGCGCGCTGCTGCGCACGTTCTCCCTGGGAGAGCCCCTGTTCACCGTCGAGGAGCAGCGGGGCCGGTGTCTGCTCATCGACGTGAATGAAGAGGCCCGGCGGATCTGGGCCGTGCTCGAGAAGCACGGCGATCAGTTCCCTCCCGAGAGCCACGGGCCACTGCTCGAACGGTTGTCGCGGCTGGAAGCGCGCCTCCCGCTCGTCGTCCCACAGGCGCTCAAGGGGCGTGAGCTCCAGACCGAAGTGGCCACCGTGGTCCGGTTGCGCCTATTGCCCGATGTGTCCCTGGAGCTCGAGCTGCTCGTGCGGCCGGGGCCGGGCGCGCCGCTGTTTCACCCGGGGGTGGGGCCTCGCGACGTCCTGCTCTCCCGAGGGGGGGAGCGCGGCTACGTGCGCCGCCAGCTCCTGCGGGAGGAGGAGCGTGCCCGCGCGGCCATCGCGCCGCTGCCGCTCTCGGCCGCCGAGGAAGGGCCTCCCTTCTGTTTCCGCATCGGCGAGACGGAGGCCGCGCTGGAGCTCGTGGCCGCGTTGCAGGCACCTCCGGCGGGACTCGAGGTGGAGTGGGTGGACGAGAAGCCGGTCATTGCCGCGCCCGCAGGTCCGGAAGCCCTGCGGGTGCAGGTCGAGCGCAAGCGGGACTGGTTTGGCCTCTCGGGCGAGCTGAAGGTCGAGGCCGGAAGGCTCGAGCTGGCGGTCCTCCTGGACGCGGCCCGGCGGCAGAAGCGGTTCGTGCGCGTCGATGCCCACCGGTGGGTCGAGCTCAGCGAGACCCTGCGGCAACGGTTGCTGGCGGTGGCTGACCACGCCTTCGTGGGAAAGAGCCGCATCGAGCTCTCCCCAGGAGCGGTGCCCGCGATCAGCGCATTGCGCGATGCCGGGGCTGACGTCGAGACCGCGCCTGCCTGGCAGCTGTTGACGGAGCGCCTGGCCGCGTCGCTCTCGCTCAAGCCGAAACCTCCCGCCTCGCTGGGCACCACGCTGCGCGACTATCAAGCCGAAGGCCATGCATGGCTCAGCCGGGTCGCGGCCTGGGGCGCGGGGGCGTGCCTCGCGGATGACATGGGGCTTGGGAAGACCGTGCAGGCGCTCGCGGTGCTCCTCGACCGTGCGCGGCTCGGCCCCGCGCTGGTGCTCGCGCCCACCTCCGTTGCCTTCAACTGGGTCCAGGAGATTCAGCGCTTCGCTCCGAATCTCCGGCCGGTTCTTTACGCCGAGCAGGCGGAGCGGATGGCGTGCCTCACGAAGCTCAGGAAGAGCGATGTGCTCATCGTGAGCTACGGCCTGCTGGTCCGCGACGCGGCGAGCCTCGGCGAGGTTCAGTTCGCCACCCTGGTCGTCGATGAAGCGCAGGCGCTGAAGAATCCCAGCACCCGCAGGGCCCGTGCCGCCCGCCAGCTGAAGGCGGGCTTTCGCATCGCGCTCTCGGGAACGCCCCTGGAGAACCACCTGGGTGAGCTGTGGAGCCTCTTCGCCATCGTCTTCCCTGGGTTGCTCGGGAGCTGGGAGCAGTTCCGGGAGCGCTTCGCGGCGCCTATCGAGCGAGGCAAGGAGCCGGAGGCCAACGCCGCCCTCTCGCGGGTCCTTCGCCCCTTCCTGCTCCGGCGGACGAAGCAGGAGGTCGCGCGCGAGCTGCCCTCCCGGACGGAGATCCAGGTGCCGGTGGCGCTCTCCGAAGAGGAGTGGACGCTGTACGAGGATGCGCGCCTCGCGGCCGTCGCGGAGGTCAGCGCGCAGGGCAAGGGGCTCCGTGACGAACAGCAGCGCTTCCAGGTGCTGGCGGCGCTCACGCGGCTGCGGCTGCTTGCGTCGCATCCGCGTCTCTACGACGCACAGTCCTCGGTCTCATCCGCCAAGATGAGGCGGCTCCTCGAGCTGCTGGAGGAGCTCAAGAGCGAGGGCCACCGTGCCCTGGTGTTCAGTCAGTTCACCTCGCACCTCGCGCTGGTCCGGGAAGAGGTGGAGCGCGCCGGGTTCACATACCAGTACCTCGATGGAGCGACGCCGCCCACGGCGCGCGCGAAGCGAATCCAGGCGTTCCAGGAGGGGGAGGGAGACCTGTTCCTCATCTCGCTCAAGGCGGGGGGGACGGGCATCAACCTCACCGCCGCCGACTATGTCATCCACCTGGATCCGTGGTGGAACCCGGCCGTCGAGGACCAGGCGACGGACCGAGCTCACCGCATCGGCCAGACACGGCCGGTGACCGTGTACCGGTTGATTGCCCGTGGAACGATCGAGGAGCAGATCCTCTCGCTGCATTCAGACAAGCGTGCCCTCGTGGCGGGCGTGCTCGAAGGGACGAACGCCGCGGCACGGCTCACCACGAAGGACTTGCTGACGCTGCTGGCGGGAGGCACCTCCGTTCGCGACATGCAGGGCGATGAAGAGGATCCGGGGCCCCGGACCGTTCACTGA
- a CDS encoding TetR/AcrR family transcriptional regulator produces the protein MRYGPEHKQATRLRILAAAESLFRQHGFEGASVERVMRAAGLTVGGFYAHFTSKEALLAEALRAFLQKRQERWTEGIEALRGKEWLSHFTRRYLNRQLCDDPGEGCLMPSLLSELTRASPEIQATFAEGLDALVRKAQAHLEDATGVTARQKAIASIALCFGAMTLARATASHALSNEVLEAAQALLLSKEDVSGQ, from the coding sequence ATGCGGTATGGACCCGAGCACAAGCAAGCGACGCGCTTGCGCATCCTCGCCGCGGCGGAGTCCCTGTTCCGCCAGCATGGCTTCGAAGGCGCGAGTGTCGAGCGTGTCATGCGCGCCGCGGGCCTGACGGTGGGCGGCTTCTATGCCCACTTCACCTCGAAGGAGGCGCTTCTCGCGGAAGCCCTGCGGGCCTTCCTCCAGAAGCGCCAGGAGCGTTGGACGGAGGGCATCGAGGCGCTGCGGGGCAAGGAGTGGCTGAGCCACTTCACCCGCCGCTACCTCAACCGGCAACTCTGCGATGATCCGGGAGAGGGTTGCCTCATGCCCTCCCTCCTGTCAGAGCTCACGAGGGCTTCCCCGGAGATCCAGGCCACCTTCGCCGAAGGCCTCGATGCGCTGGTCCGCAAGGCCCAGGCCCACCTGGAGGATGCGACGGGCGTCACGGCCCGCCAGAAGGCCATCGCGTCCATTGCCCTGTGCTTCGGAGCCATGACCCTGGCCAGGGCGACCGCGTCGCACGCCCTCTCGAACGAAGTGCTGGAAGCCGCCCAGGCCCTGCTCCTGTCGAAGGAGGATGTCTCCGGTCAGTGA